The Spea bombifrons isolate aSpeBom1 chromosome 4, aSpeBom1.2.pri, whole genome shotgun sequence genome segment AACGCTAAATCCGTTTCCTTTGTTACAACCCAGAACCTCATCTGAGGCCACATTGCCAACTATTCAGTTATTGGTCagtgcctttatttatttatcaagtcCCTTGCTGTTTTACCAAGTTCTACAGAATTCAGTCCCACTTCAATTGAGGTCCGGACGGGTCTTGGAGTCTGTTTGGTGCTCAATGTATTCTATTTCTAATTTAGTTGGACTTGGTCAGTGTGTGTCACATTATAAGTGGACTCTTGGGTCATGGGTGGACTATTGCCATGGGTGGACTATTGTCATAGATGGACTAATGCCATAGGTGGGCTATTGTCATAGATGGACTAATGCCATTGTTGTACTTTCAGGGAAGTAAGTCATTCAACAAAATTGTTTAAGTAAACTAGTTTGCCCAAAAGTGGTTTCTTGACATTTCAGATTAACCATCAGCTGAAGAGAATTATTTTTGTCCGGTTGAGGAATACGCTGCAGGCACctcctatgtgtgttattgcTGTTTTTGTATGTCaattttattgttcattttggCACTACTGAGCCTGCTGGTGttctataaagaaagaaaacgaTTCTGTTCCATTGTGAGGTCATTGATATAGATGCCTGCGCCAGTGACATCATAGAGAACTCCACCACAAAGTCTTCCAGCATCTCTGTGGATTCTTTCTACTCTacatgatacattttttaaacagttatatatcattaaaaaaataacaccagtgactaaagggtttttttatgttCCTTAGTGACCTTAGGGGCTTTGAGTAAGTCTCTAGcagaagtatttttatttatacaattttatttagGAAAAACATGTTCTGCTGATTCTATGCACGTTATCGTGAATTCTAGAGCTATAAACCCGTCAACCCCACAGGATAGAGAATGGCCCTAGCACCACATAATGTGGCATACTATCTGTCTTCCGCATCATAAGCCTTTTTGCAGACACTGTCCCAAGAAATTGAGGACTGTTGGAAGCTATGGATAATATGGAGTTTGGGCCACAACCTGGCCACTATTTCACCAACACGCTTAACAATATAGAATTCTAAATGATTCTGCTGTGCACCGGCAGGACACCGTGTTCCACcaaaattatgacatcatgaccACTTTATACTCTGGTTCCACACTGTGCATGTGGTCTATATTTACAGGCAATGAGTAGCAGATCCTTCAGGACACAGTCAGGACTCTCCGGACCAAATTAGCTGGCACGTATGGATCATATCGAGGGCCATCTTTACCATGGGGTAAAGGGCTGTCTCTTGGTAAAGGACCATCTTCACCAAGACGTGTGTGATCGCATAAAACAACAGGGTTTTATGTGATCACACACGcatgtataaattatatgtgtGGGGCCCAATAATAGGTCTGCCCAgggcctgtaaaaaaaataaaagaaaaaccgTCATAAATCTTGCCTCCCAAACTCCTAGAACTGGGTTTAAGGTGCCCGGACAAGACTTCATTTCATTCATGGGTTCTGCTGACGATGAAACCAAAATGTTtgcacccaaaaaaaaataaatatctgcGTTTCAGCTGTTAGATATGGGGTGTGAAATAAGATGGGATGGTTTTCAGTAAACAGGTGATTAAATACGGTTCCATCCAGCCTGAGCAGGGCTCTCATCCAGGCAGGTGGAATGGTGTTGGTATCTACATGCACAGAAAGGACTTTCGCCAACTGCAGAAATTAATACTGCATCGGTGCCATGAGCTGAGATAACAACGTTTATGGTATCAACCATTTCAAAAGGTGTCTTTCATTTTCTGCACTATTCCAACTATAGACcaccttgctttttttttggggggggggggtacggCTAACAATTGGGACAGTATAGTAGTGGTATCAAGAATGGAGGCTTACATGGATAAGGTTCTATCACCAAGCAAACCATGCAGTGGGAGCGGATAAGTCACAACTTTTCAAAGCACATTTTCTCTCAATTCTTTCATATAATCAGAATTAAAATTTGGAATGTCTTGAAAAATGTAACTGTAAAAGTAAAATTTGCCGTGCTGTATTTACACCATCTACACACAGACTAGGGTAGACTAGCGGTCCTGGaactttaaggccaatggccACCATATTATGTTTGTATGGAGGTTGGCTGGGTACCCGTGGccctttttttatgttgtgttacgttttaatacttttgcagCATATGGCCGTGCATATCAACTGGTGGCCGCACACTCCAGGACTCCAGgactatatagaaaatatatttttttccataggaCCTGGTCTTTTGTATGGGTCTTTCAAACCAATACTGTTATTATAAGAGATGGTCATCCATGATCCAGTGGgtgttgtgtataaaaagtgagTCTGGAGCAAAGATCGAAAAGTGGTCTTCTGATGATCCACGCAACCAATGGATTGTCCAATCAGCAGGAGCATTcctaatgtttttaaattatatccATATTGTGTGGGTTGGTGTGGAAACATGTATACTTTAGATGGACACCCGCCTGCTTTGGTAGACACATCACCCCTGGATGCCTTGTTTATTTGACCCCACTGCTCAGACGGGATGTTGATTGTGAGCAGTGGTGCAATAACCTCTACTTTTTTGGAATTCCTTACCATTTGCCTCCGATACTCATTCTTTACCGTGTAAGATACAtcatataaatgagaaaaacacGTATTACATATATGATGGCTTTACCCATCCCCAAGCATGCCTTTTCACAGCCATGTCACACTTTTCATCTACACACATCTGTCAGATAAACCGGGTCCCTTTCCACAACCCTTCGCAATTGATCCTATTGTTCTTATACCATTCCGTACAGATTAGCCATCTTCTGTCCAAATTGTGATCAGGACCTTGACGTGTTTTTAATGGCTGTCCTTTTAACCACCTGATAACCAGAGAACAGGTACTGCTCGTGGTGACTGAAAAGAGGATTTTTTTCATGGCTTTGAGTAGTTCTTCATCTTCTAGTAATTCTTTGGAATTTATTATACAATTCTCTGTAGGTGGATGTTGGGGGGAAATCAGAGATTTACCACCATGATTATTTTTGGAGGCCCCTGGCATCCTTGTGTCTCTTTCCAGAGACAGATGTGTCCCCAACGCAGGATGGGACCTCTGACCCCACTCCAGACACTTGCATttagagaaacatagaatttgaaagcACATCTGGTCTGGCATTTctcctcctgctgtaaaaacgtCAAACGCTATTCAGTTCTTGTTAttgtctcagattcaggatagcccaAGCAATGCATATTTACATTTCCTCATCGTATTAACCTCGACCACTGGATGACTCAATGGAAGTCATCAATGTCCTCCAAAAAAAGACACTCAACAACCAAGACATCTTTCATAGAAGAATACAATTTAACGGCAGATAAAGACCCATCTAGTATTTGCACATTTTATCTGCTTAAAAAACAGACTTGGACTTGTTTTATAATTGGGATTTTTTGTTGCTGATGCatctttaaattccctcactggaATTGGATTAAGGGTAGATTTTACCTAAGATCGATTGGATGTAGCTGAAACACCTAAGCTCAAAATTTTTGAGGGATGTCCACATACGTTtggtaatatagtatatatatattattggttatatataaaatcccACAAGGGATTGAAACATTGAATTGTTGTAGACCATGATAATCATATAAAGACTGTTGCTCTGCGATCAAAGCCTTGGCGTGCTGTCATTCTCTGTTACTATTTAATGGTTGGATGATGCACCAGGCCAATAACTAATGATGTTGTGCGTGggacaggaaattgttcaaacgtgacttcctgtttcacagggatataaatattaggtaacacacaggccaagttcccctagccattcatcacaatgggtaagaccaaggaatatagcttGTGACGTGCAGCAAAAGATTGTTgggcttcacaaaatgggaagtggctataagaaaataatttccaccatcaactggaaatgttatgaatcagCCTGGAAGAGgatgtgtctatattgtctcaacgtGCTGCGAAGAGGATGGTTTGAGTGGCtaaaaaatctccaaggatcaccgctggagaattgcagaagttagttgCTTCTTGGGGtaagaaagtctccaaaactacaatccgacgtcacctacatcaccacaagtCCTTTGGCAGGGTTACAAGAAAAATGCCTCTACCCTCAACCGTCTTCAGTTTGCCcgacactactggaacttcaaatgggatcaGGTTCTCATCATCAGGTTCCTCATGCCCACAGTTAAATATGTTGGTGgcactttaatgttttggggctgtttctgccagaggacctggacattttgttagtatacatggcatcatggactccatttaatatctgttggtATTTGATAAAGACCTGGCTGCGTCTGCCAGAAATCTTAAAATTGGCCGCGGTTGAATCTTCCAGCAGGGCGATGatcaacacaaaaatgatttactgaccataaaatcaaggtcctaccGTGGCCATCCCAAtcccctgacttgaaccccTTAGATAACCTGTGGGGTGAAGTGAAGAGTCTATATATAATGGATGGAGGCTGTTTATAGGTGTCATTTTTATGTCAGTGTTTGCTGCCCCCTGATGGCAGGTGTTTTCATGACTTAAAAGACTAGCATATCATCCTTAACAGATCAACTAAACTGGGTGAAGGTAAAACGCTGAAGATATGGAGAGAGGAGGATGGAATTTATAGCCAAGAGAAAACACTTTCAGGAAATGAGGAAGGGGAGACAGTTGGAAATGTGGGATGGAATTGTGTATAAAGTGCAGGGAAAATTGATAGCGAAGCTGCATGGGACAtttgactgcccctttaagttaCTTTAAatgtcttggggggggggggtcttcccGGTGCATCTCatagaaacaaaacaatatcTGTATGTGTAGGTACTGGGCCAGGCCTGGGGTAACAGGTTGTATTCAGGACAGGCTAGTGAAATACATAGTGTATTGGCATAACTCCATGGAACCAAATCTAGGGTATAATACACAGGTATAACCTTACGCTTAGTTTTctaggaaaaaattatttacaatCAAGTATAATCGCAGTCTCCAGATCAGGTCGCCAGCTGATGATCAGTGATGCTGATAAATGATCAGTGACCTGAAGAGTCTTTAATCATTGACCAAATTTGGTGACCAAAAATGTATCTAATCGGCGATGAAATAGTAATCagttatgtaataaaaatgtaaagataatatatatatatatatatattttaataatgtgtgcattttttaccTTATGACCTGGATGACCCCCCTCTCTCACTCTGACTGGCACTGATGGGAACAGGAGGGGTCATCGGCTGACAGCAACTGACATAGAATCtcctttaaatttgttttattattttagttgcGACACAAGAGAATCACATAGAAGGAGTTAACGCTGCACAATTGCGCTAATGGAAAAAGGCTGAATTGTGCGTATTAAGGCAATGGTACTGCCATCTGCATATATGTGTCCCCATGCACCTCTTTTCCAGGAGTTTAGAATGTATGATGGGTATGGGGGTATGACAGGGTCCTACAGCagtaaaagtcacaataatctGTATAAAAACTACAgaaatttgtttataaataaaattaacattttttttcttttagaagcTCTTCTAGACGCTTTACTCATTTGATGATTCACAACTTCTTTGTTTAATCAGCTTGTTCAGATCTGTTACTGTAATGATCACTATAGCTCTTGTTGCAAACGCAACCAGAGACACATTGGTCACTTTCAGCTTCCGTATAACTCAGCGAGGCTGCTTACATCAGAGTGAAGGCAATCTTCCCTCAACAAAGATGGCGGCAACGTCATGCATTCTCTAATGACGCCCCTCACGCAACACCAACGCCCCTCCCCTTTCCCCGCCCAGGGAAATTTGCACGAGTTTTGAGCGTCCAAGATGGCGGCGGTGGCGGAGAAGGAGGGTGTAGAGGCGGGAGGAGGAGGGGGATCTGGGGGCAGCCCGGTAGGGGGTGGAGACAACCGGAGCAGGTGAGAAAAAGGGGTGTGTTTTAAGGTCTAATTTTACAAGAGGGGAAATTGGTTCGTTATGAGAACAATGTGGTTTTATTACCCTCCACCAATCCCATTGACTGGCCGCAGTGGGTCGCAATCAGCGCTGGTGCGGAGGGGGTTAATTGAGCACGGGGTGGGAGAGGGGTTGTTTATATGTGGTATTTACTTGTATGGAGTTCATGGAAGTGGATACCAGGCTGCGgcaggtgggggtggtgggtgaGCGGTGATGGGGTGCTGTTTGTAGTTTGTGGGGTTACCCTTTGAATGGCGGTGAGTGGCCCCTGCAGGTCCACAGACACCTTCAGAGTTCTTGTTTGGGGTCTATCCAGAACCTACAGTCCCTGTTCAGTGTCTtccattagattgtaagctcttcggTGCAGGACCCTCCCTGCCTTTTGTTTCAGGGGCAAACACTGTCTATCTGGCCAAATGGTGGCTTTAAAGTGCGCTCCTAGTTACGGGTCTGTGTGCTGTGCACGGCGGGCTGGGAGTCTACGCCCCGTCCTGTGTTTGTAACACGGCTTATAGACGTCTCCTATTGTTTATATGTTAGTTTGAGTCATGGCGGCCCCGTAACGTATGCTTTCTGATTATATGGAATGTTATTGTGGCAGCCCTATTATATCAGAATAAGTGCCAACGTATGCCACAGCCCTGTACAATACAGCGATCAGTTCAATGACTTCTTCTCCCAATGCAGGATGCTAAAGGGGGGACAAGGGCGCCAATAAAACAAGGCGTTCATACGGTTCCGGGCATCTGTCGCGCATGGCTTCATACGAAGGACATACATTATGTTTACAATAATAACGTCTACCCCTGTACAAGGAGACTGATGATGATGATCTTGTTTATGTAGTTCAGAGCGATATccgtatgaatgaatgaatgaatgggcTTCTTTATCAAATGATCCGCTAATGTAATTGGTATTGAAGCTGTTTCCAGGCCATGGGCCACCAAGTCATCAGATTCTTGTAGGGGGAGGGCACGTGGGTACCCCTTGCCCCAGTTTGAAATATTGAGGTTCAGAACTCCAGGAGAAATCCCCTCTTGATCGGGATCTTGCCGAGATTTAGTCCGTCTTCTAGATTTTTTGTTATtcatttattgttgttatttatgTTGAATGTGTCTGTTTCAGTGACTCCATCCAGCTGACGACAGCGTCCGGTGTGGATCCGGAGTCTTCCAATGAAAAGGAGGGTCTGGTATGTACTGTCATTCCCTGTACCTTGTGATATTCTGTATTCATATAACGGGGCTTCAATGCTCTTGACTGTTCTTTAGTGTTGAAGATTAGAGACACGATCCAGTGTTTTTCACCTTGTGAGTCTGAATGGATGCCCATAAGGGCCAAAATACTCCAAGAGGAGGAGGTTTGAGTTGGCTTTCACAGCTCCGCTCTTGGCAAGCTGGTCCAAGGCAGACGTTGAGCTGGGCCAAGCCGCTGTAACCGTTCTTCTTCTTAAGCTTGGGTTTATTAGATGGGATGTCTCTCGCTGAGCCGCAGGACGCTGCCGGTATGCTcatagtctctctctctctctctctgtggcaGGAAGGGACAGGTGATGGTGAAACCATGGACACGCAGACCGGCTCAGTTGATGAAGATAATGGGCGCCAGCTTGGGGAGATCGAGCTGCAGTGCGGCATCTGCCTCAAGTGGTTTGGCGCAGACCACTTTGGAATAGATACTACGTGAGTATTACCCCTGAACCCCTTCGTGCTTCATTCACATATACATCTCCccgatgtgtgtgtgtgaaggagGTGGTGCCTGATCATGTATTCCTCAACATGTATTCATATTACTATCCAAAGCCCCTCCTGCCCCGGAGGGTGTATAACTACCCTATAGAAGAATCGATATTTTAAACTATATTAAACGTAAAGTATATTTAACCCTTGATGCTACACTGCTTATGTACCGGAGCTAGGTTTGCTGCTTTTCCAACCCTCCTCTTATTTATTGGACTGCGTGTTGTGGCACAGTGCATGCTGGGAAAGCACAAAGCAACGTATACAAAAATTATATTGTTGAGAATCTCTTGCACATACAAcatgattttaatttataagtGTGACAGAAAATGGCTGGtatatgtgaatgaattatcGTAAAAGCTCTCGTGTAAAAGCTTATGGAAATTCAGTTtaaacatagatttaaattgttGTCACCGTTCTACTCAATCCTAAGGAATCTGTTGCTTGATTAGTTCTGATCgttctgttgatgttttttttttctttttatatcattattgtagctttttattttaatagtccCTGTTTTATTCATCCTGTAGGTCATGTCTTCCTTTTATGACCAACTACAGCTTTCACTGCAACATCTGTCACCACAGCGGGAACACTTACTTCCTCCGGAAACAAGCTAGTAAGTGTCCTAGAGGATCACCAGACACCAATAGTGTGATCGGTAAAGCGAGCGTTCTGCTTTTAATTCAGCTTCTACACTATACACCGCCAAGGGCCGACTCCGGTGAGATTCACCTTTTAAGAAGGGTCTTGTTGGCCCTGTATCCTACTGGATTAAATCAACCCTTTTTCTTGAAGGCGTCCTCAGACTaatgcattgtgcagggccagctcagctcttgTTGCCGTAGTAGGGTTGTTGTCCTCCACCATGATGGGTGATCTATAGTAGTCTCATGTAATGTTGTCCCCATGGGTTTTCTGCTGTCCTAAGAGGGTCTTCGTGGTTGAGGTTCTTTAGATGACACCTTAATTGTACTTTCTTTCTTGGTAAGGGTGCGGGTGAGTATTAAAATGACTGAACATGCAGGGTGGGCTGATGTAGTAACAGGAGGTATTTGAGAATGCCTTGGTAACCAACAGAACATTAGATGTGAATGCATGCAGTAGAGCGGATTCTGATGGTGCCGCTTTTCTCCAGTCCAGGACTGCTTGGTATATTTTTGTCTGAAGACCTAATGACCGGAGAACGTGTATTTGTGAATGAGAGCCCAGCCGGTCCTCATACGAGCGTTCTTAGACTATTCAGTTCCCCGCAGATTAGTGTCTTGTATAGGTGACGTTCTGGAGATCTTCGTTAAGAGTGGCCGTTACTGTAAGGAAGCCCCTCCACCGGCGATCTTGAGTGATCTGCTCCTAACTACACCTCTCTGAGGGGGCCGAGACTGTTTTACCCCGAGGGTGGCGCTGAAGAGTGACTTGTGGATATTAGCAGATGATTGGGATTCTGTTCACCATtttaacgtgtgtgtgtgtgtgtgtataatatgctTTATTCTGTAACTTTGGTTTATTTCAGACTTGAAGGAAATGTGTCTTACTGCTCTGGCAAACCTAACGTGGCAGTCTCGTAACCGGGATGAGCACCCAAAGACTATGTTTTCTAAAGATAAGGTACGGTACCCAGCGGACACCCAGGGTGTGTTGTAAGAAAGTCTCACAAGTAAACGCCTGACCTTGATACAGTTTGAGGGGCTAGCTCTCACGACCCAGACACCTCATGGAGATCAGGACATGCCACGGATTGCACCAGCATGTGATGTGATCACTCaggttttgacattttttttttctctttcttttgcaTTTAAGGATATAATTCCATTTATTGACAAATACTGGGAGAGTCTGACCACCCGACAGCGACCTGGGAAAATGACCTGGCCGAATAGTATCGTGAAAACTATGGTACGCGTCGAAATTTGCCACGGCAACGATTACTGCATTGagcattttacaaatatttctgtttttgcaAATATCCGCTATTTGCGGTGTAAACGCCGACGCACGCTAATGAACGTCTCCAGCGGCTGTAAGAACTGAAATCTGTTGGGATCTGCCCACCTAGCTGTGTAAACCGCTCATGATTCTTAGATCTCTTTGCTTATGTCCGCGATTCATGGGATTTAGAGCAGGACAGAACGGCATCGTCCCCGCCGCCAGCCTAACAGGCTTCCAACATCTTTACACGTTTTGAAATAGTTTATAATTACAGATTTATTTAATACACTACGTGTGTGAATGTCGTGTATATCTGTCCGCTCGCCGCCTTAAACTCTCCTCCTCGTTTCAGACTAAGGAACGAGACGTCTTTTTAGTAAAAGAGCATCCTGATCCCGGCAGCAAGGATCCAGAAGAGGACTATCCAAAGTTTGGCCTCCTTGACCAGGTGAAATCCTTTAGTttacagtagttttttttttgttaacctttTTAAAGGAGATCAATGTTACTTGcgtcactttaaccccttcaatcccagggggttttggtacctcgggtcccggagcaattttgccatttttgcagtttgtcagttcagcgattattcccctttcctgtgaatagtgtacccatgtaagctatatatttttttcaaggagagatagagctttcttttgataccatagttggatgattagctgaaaatttaggatgagaaatttagtaaaaactaaacttttttttttttttttttttttttttttttaattaatttttcctctgaatcctcacaaaattagtgatggaaaatcccctccaagtttatcaattcaggtgtcctgattttagAAATCTGATATGGTGCgtacgtaccggtacgtccataggggactgaaggggtaaagaacaaagttttttttaattgaaattaatTCTAGTTTTCCATAGTGTTTTGAAAGCGCTGTATGTTTATCACGTGTGTCTGTGTTCTAGTTCTGTTATCCAAGCCCAATGTACTAGACATTAACAAAGTGTCTTGTGGTAAATAGAATGGTGCaggtgattctttatggcaatgaccAGCTTAAgtctgtgtgattaagactgagccctTCTGTTTACCCCAGCCAACATTAGTCGGGGTGCAAATGACTAATATTCAGCTTCcggaaaatatttaacatacaaaagtgagtacacggGTGAGACAAATGTAATCTCACAACCCTTCCCCTCTCGAAACCTGTAGCCCCCCAAAGATAAGGTGAAGCCCCCAAGAGATGGAGAGACAAAAAAGGCTACCTACCCACCCCTGTGACCAAAGCAGCATTGAGAATGTGTGGAAACCTTTTCTTAATATGATACTTGATTACAGTGTGACAAACTTTGATATAACGAaactttttctgtttcaggacctTGGAAGCATTGGCCCAGCATACGAACAGAAGCAGAACAGCGCTGTATCCGCTGGAGGTGGATTAAATGGTAAAGAAACGTTTATTTTTTAGCATGTGAGCCAAGGGGCTGGTACAGTGCAGCATTACCATCTACCCTACTGGTGAAAACAACCTTTATTGAGCGTCTTGGACAAACGACGCAGAAGAAGTAAATTGTGGAACACTTTAGTGTTAATCAGTAGCGTAAATATGTAAAGCTGGGTAAAGGAGATCGCTGAAACTGGGGGTAAAAGCACTAACGTGGTGCGTCGGCTTTTAGGTTCTTCAGCAGCCAGCAGTTCTGCCAAAGGACGAGGAGCCAAGCGTAAGCAGCAAGACGGCAGCTCCACCAGCGCGGCCAAGAGGACGAGGAGGTACAGCCAACGAGAATAAATGGCAATGGGTTTCAACGCTACTGTTTCCTGCTTTTAAGCTGGATTTCACTATTCTTTACCATTGCCTCGCAGCGACCCGCTCTTCTCAGCACAGCGCCTCCCTCCTCATGGGTATCCTCTGGAGCATCCATTTAACAAAGATGGCTACAGATATATCCTGGCGGAGCCGGACCCCCATGCCCCCGACCCTGAGAAGCTGGAGTTAGACTGTTGGGCAGGAAAGCCCATTCCCGGAGATCTGTACAGAGCGTGTCTGTATGAACGGGTTCTCCTCGCTCTACATGACAGAGGTGAGGAGGGGGCGCCTGGTTAACAAACCCCTCCATCTGTATAGATGCAGAACTCCTTTTCTGTTAATCCAACGTGTTGCTTTTCACAGCTCCGCAGTTAAAGATATCTGATGACCGACTAACTGTTTTGGGCGAGAAAGGCTATTCCATGGTCCGGGCGTCACACGGCGTGCGGAAGGGATCCTGGTATTTTGAGATATTTATTGACGAGATGCCACCGGACACGTCTGCGAGGCTTGGGTGGTCTCAGGCTTTAGGTGAGGAGACTTTTAATGCTCTGTACGGATCGGGCTGTTTGGGGTATAATTGTTGAGTTATAATATGAatatgaataatgtattttggctttcgttctgcaaggggattctTCCTTCAGTGGGTCTTTTTTGTTAAGggcaggacagagacctctgaTGGCTGTTCTATACACTTCATATTTCTTGTCCTAACTAGATTGCAAAGAAGTTTTATGGTGGAGCAAATCTGTTATTTTCCAGGAAACCTCCAGGCTCCGCTCGGCTACGATAAGTTCAGTTATTCCTGGCGTAGCAAGAAAGGAACCAAGTTCCACCAGTCGATAGGAAAACACTATTCCGATTCCTACGGACAGGGAGACACCCTGGGCTTCTACATTCACCTTCCGGATAGCACAGAGACCGCGCAGGCGCTGCCCGACACGTATAAAGACAAGGTACGGCCGGTGACTGCTGCTCGCTATGGATATTGTGTCTTTTTAGGTGAAAAAGTGCTTCAATAATGCAAaagtaatttaatttgttttatttcccctcCTGTCTCTTGCTCGGTTTCTCCAGTATGGTATTTGTGTTGGGTTGGGGATTATGgtcaatgtaaattattttatttgatttatttttttacgcaAGGCTTTGATCAAATTCAAGAGTTACCTCTATTTTGAAGAAAAGGATTTTGTAGACAAAGCGGAGAAGAACCTGAAGCAGACTCCAGGTAGTGAGGTGAGTCCAGGACCCCGCTCACCCACTCGGGGTCTTTTAACCAGGCCCGACGCGGTCACGTCGTAAGGACTAGTAATGGTTTGCATGTCACCAGGGTACACGCGGCGGAGACTCTTGAACAATGTTATATTACTCGAGTAACAATCACTAGTGTTTGTCTAAACAGCATGGGAAATATTGTTGTAATTTCCCATCTCGCTGTCT includes the following:
- the ASH2L gene encoding set1/Ash2 histone methyltransferase complex subunit ASH2, with the protein product MAAVAEKEGVEAGGGGGSGGSPVGGGDNRSSDSIQLTTASGVDPESSNEKEGLEGTGDGETMDTQTGSVDEDNGRQLGEIELQCGICLKWFGADHFGIDTTSCLPFMTNYSFHCNICHHSGNTYFLRKQANLKEMCLTALANLTWQSRNRDEHPKTMFSKDKDIIPFIDKYWESLTTRQRPGKMTWPNSIVKTMTKERDVFLVKEHPDPGSKDPEEDYPKFGLLDQDLGSIGPAYEQKQNSAVSAGGGLNGSSAASSSAKGRGAKRKQQDGSSTSAAKRTRSDPLFSAQRLPPHGYPLEHPFNKDGYRYILAEPDPHAPDPEKLELDCWAGKPIPGDLYRACLYERVLLALHDRAPQLKISDDRLTVLGEKGYSMVRASHGVRKGSWYFEIFIDEMPPDTSARLGWSQALGNLQAPLGYDKFSYSWRSKKGTKFHQSIGKHYSDSYGQGDTLGFYIHLPDSTETAQALPDTYKDKALIKFKSYLYFEEKDFVDKAEKNLKQTPGSEIVFYKNGVSQGVAYKDIFEGVYFPAVSLYKCCTVSINFGPYFKYPPKEKSFRPVSDMAWKAVVEHTLGDVLYHVETEVDGRRSPPWEP